The region GCGTTGGCATATGTGCTGGCCAAGCCGTTTGTGACGTCGGTGATTATTGGGGCGAAGCGGATGGAGCAGCTAAAGGACAATCTGGCTGCAGTCGATCTGAAGCTGAGCGCCGATGAGATGAAGACGCTGGATGAGGTGAGCGCTCTGCCGCCGGAGTATCCGGGGTGGATGGTTCCGTTCCAGACTTCAGACCGGTTGGAGAATATTCCGCGCTGGTAAAGGGGCTTTATTGATTGAGATGCTGGCTCGGGCGACCACCCAGGCCAGCATTGTTTTGCACGGTCGAAGATTGGCAAGTAGCGGACTTGGTGCGTAGCCAGATGGGTACATTCGCAGAGTTGAGGATGTAGCGAGGCGCGTGGCGCGGGATAATCAACTTCTATGCGAGCAGTGGAGCAGGTTGCGGGGAACGCGCAGACGGTGCGGGAGTTTGTTGCGTATCTGCGTGTCGAAAAAGGGCTGCGACCGGCGAGTTGTGAGGCATATCAGGTCGATCTGGAGCAGTTTGCAGAGCATATAGAGGGACGGAACAGTGTGCTGGTGTCGGCGGTGCAGGCCGATGTGAGCGGGTTTATGGAAGGGCTGCGCGGGCATGGGGTGGAGTCGCGGTCGATTGCGCGGAAGCTGAGTGCGCTGCGGGGGTTCTATCGCTGGCTGCTGATGGATAAGCGGATCGACCATGATCCGACCGTCAATGTGGAGACTCCTTCGAGTTGGAAGGTGCTGCCGAAGTCGCTTGCCGAGGGTGAAGTGGGTGAGATGCTGGAGCGTACGGGAGTGGCTGCGAGGGCGGCGGATGCGGATGGGCTGGCGCTGCGCGACCATGCGATTCTGGAGCTGCTTTATGCGGGTGGGTTGAGGGTGGGAGAGATCTGCTCTATGGGCGTGGAGGATCTGCATCTCGATCAGGCTCGGGCGCAGGTCAGAGGCAAGGGCGATAAGGAACGGATTGTTCCGCTGGGGCGAAGCGCGGTGGAGGCGCTGGAGCGTTATCTGTCGATGGGACGGCCGGGGTTGGTGCGGCGTGGGGCTTTGTCGCGGGCGTTATTTCTTAGTGTGCGTGGGAAGCCGTTGACGCGGCAGTGGGTTTGGGAGATGGTGCGGAGTGCTTCGGGGACGGGGACGAAGGCGAGTCCGCATATGCTGCGGCATAGCTGTGCGACGCATATGGTGGAGCATGGTGCGGACTTGAGGAGCGTGCAGACGCTGCTGGGGCATGCGGATATTGCGACCACTCAGGTTTATACGCATGTGGCGCTGGGGCATTTGAAGGCGGTGCATCGGGCGCATCATCCGCGGGGGAAGCGGCGTGAGGCGGCGGCGCAATGAGCGAGATTGCGGCACTGGCCGAGGGATTTCTGGCGATGCTCGCGAATGAGCGCGGGGCGTCGGAGCATACGGTGCGAGCTTATGCGCGGGAGGTTCGTGGGTTTGCGGCTTATTTGAATGAGACGCTGGGCAAGGATGCGCGAATCGATGCGGTGGAGCATCTGCATATCCGGGCGTATCTTGGCGTGTTGTACGAGCGTGGGCTGACGAAGGCGAGTGCAGCGCGGGCGCTGGCGGCGATTCGGAGCTGGTTTAAGTGGCTGGCGAAGGAAGGGAAGGTCGCGCAGAATCCGGCGCTGCTGGTGAGTACGCCGAAGCGTCCGCTGCATCTGCCTCGCGTGCCGAGCATGGAAGAGGTGAATCGCGTGCTCGATTCGTTGGAGAAGCCGGCCAAGCGAGATGAGGCTGAGGCGGCGGCGTGGCCGGAGCGTGATCGTGTGATCTTTGAGTTGTTGTATGGCTGCGGGATTCGCAACTCGGAGTTAGTGGGTTTGAATATGGGCAGCGTGAAATGGCGCGACGATGCCGTTCTGGTTCGTGGCAAGGGAAAGAAGGAGCGGCTGGTTCCGTTGGGAGATGAGGCTGCGGCGGCGCTGCGGATTTATCTGCCGCTGCGTGAGGCGAAGCTGAAGGCGGCGGGCAAGGGTGGGCTGGTGCATGATGGGCCGCTGCTAACCAATCTGCGGATGCGCGGCGATTGCCGGTTGACGACGCGGAGCGTGGGGCGGATTGTGAAGGCGATTGCCTTGAGCCGAGGGTTGGCGGCGGATGTGCATCCGCATACGCTGCGCCATGCCTTTGGGACGCACATGCTCGAAGAGGGGGCGGACCTGCGGGCGATTCAGGAGATGTTGGGGCACGAACGGCTGTCGACTACGCAGCGGTACACGCAGTTGACGGTGGGGCAGGTGCAGCGCGTGTATGACGAGACGCATCCGCGTGCGAAGTAGGAGCTAACGGTTGGGCTCTCCGGGTTCGAGCCAGACGTGAGTGGGTTGGTTGCGATCGACGGTGAGTGCGCCGTTATTCCAGTGAAGCTCGGCGATCTGAATGACAGTGCGTGAGCCGGAGTGCGGTAACGAAGGATCGTCGTCCGGGCCTCCTTGATGAGTGAAGTAGAAGATGTAGGCGCGCTGGCCGCTGAGGATGATGTCGGCGTGGTGGCCAATGGTGCGGTCGGTGGGAATAGTGCCGGGTATGCCGAGGATATTTTCGGGTTGGCGTTGCCAGTTGGTTGCGTCGGTGGAGTGGTAGACGCCGAGGCCGTGCCAGGCATCGACGATCATCCAGTACTCATCGTGCCAGCGGAAGACGATGGGGCCTTCGCTGGAGCGGTCGGTGATGGCGGCACCGCGGGGAGTCCATGTGTTGAGGTCGGTGCTGTCGGCGAAGTGGATGTGGCTGTGGTCGCGCTCGTCTTTGTACCAGAGACGCCATGTGCCGTTGGGGAGATGGAAGACGCAGGGATCGATGACGCGGTCGGAGGCGAGATCGAGCTTTGAGAGAAACTTCCAGTGTTCGAGATCGTGGCTGGTGAGATGGATGATGTAGCGCGGAGCGTCCCAGGTGTGGAAGGTGCCGGGCACGATGGTGAGGAACATGTGGTAAGTGCCGTCAACATTAATGATGGCGGGTGCCCACTGGGTGTAGTCGGGTTGGC is a window of Edaphobacter dinghuensis DNA encoding:
- a CDS encoding site-specific tyrosine recombinase, with the translated sequence MRAVEQVAGNAQTVREFVAYLRVEKGLRPASCEAYQVDLEQFAEHIEGRNSVLVSAVQADVSGFMEGLRGHGVESRSIARKLSALRGFYRWLLMDKRIDHDPTVNVETPSSWKVLPKSLAEGEVGEMLERTGVAARAADADGLALRDHAILELLYAGGLRVGEICSMGVEDLHLDQARAQVRGKGDKERIVPLGRSAVEALERYLSMGRPGLVRRGALSRALFLSVRGKPLTRQWVWEMVRSASGTGTKASPHMLRHSCATHMVEHGADLRSVQTLLGHADIATTQVYTHVALGHLKAVHRAHHPRGKRREAAAQ
- a CDS encoding tyrosine-type recombinase/integrase encodes the protein MSEIAALAEGFLAMLANERGASEHTVRAYAREVRGFAAYLNETLGKDARIDAVEHLHIRAYLGVLYERGLTKASAARALAAIRSWFKWLAKEGKVAQNPALLVSTPKRPLHLPRVPSMEEVNRVLDSLEKPAKRDEAEAAAWPERDRVIFELLYGCGIRNSELVGLNMGSVKWRDDAVLVRGKGKKERLVPLGDEAAAALRIYLPLREAKLKAAGKGGLVHDGPLLTNLRMRGDCRLTTRSVGRIVKAIALSRGLAADVHPHTLRHAFGTHMLEEGADLRAIQEMLGHERLSTTQRYTQLTVGQVQRVYDETHPRAK